In Epinephelus lanceolatus isolate andai-2023 chromosome 16, ASM4190304v1, whole genome shotgun sequence, one DNA window encodes the following:
- the ago2 gene encoding protein argonaute-2 isoform X2, with amino-acid sequence MYSSAGATEMQEGPRSSGSISSDPDVSDPPSSPVPEYVFKPPSRPDFGTMGRTIKLQANFFEMEIPKLEVYHYDIDIKPEKCPRRVNREIVEHMVQHFKTQIFGDRKPVYDGRKNLYTAMPLPIGRDKVELEVTIPGEGKDRSFKVSIKWVSCVSLQALHEALSGRLPSVPFETVQALDVVMRHLPSMRYTPVGRSFFTPSEGCSNPLGGGREVWFGFHQSVRPSLWKMMLNIDVSATAFYKAQPVIEFMCEVLDFKSIEEQQKPLTDSQRVKFTKEIKGLKVEITHCGQMKRKYRVCNVTRRPASHQTFPLQQENGQTIECTVAQYFKDKYKLILRYPHLPCLQVGQEQKHTYLPLEVCNIVAGQRCIKKLTDNQTSTMIRATARSAPDRQDEISKLMRSANFNTDPYVREFGVMVRDEMTEVNGRVLQAPSILYGGRNKAIATPIQGVWDMRNKQFHTGIEIKVWAIACFAPQRQCTELLLKAFTDQLRKISRDAGMPIQGQPCFCKYAQGADSVEPMFRHLKYTYQGLQLVVVILPGKTPVYAEVKRVGDTVLGMATQCVQVKNVQKTTPQTLSNLCLKINVKLGGVNNILLPQGRPLVFQQPVIFLGADVTHPPAGDGKKPSIAAVVGSMDAHPSRYCATVRVQQHRQDIIQDLATMVRELLIQFYKSTRFKPTRIIYYRDGISEGQFNQVLQHELLAIREACIKLEKDYQPGITFVVVQKRHHTRLFCMDRNERVGKSGNIPAGTTVDTKITHPSEFDFYLCSHAGIQGTSRPSHYHVLWDDNHFSSDELQVLTYQLCHTYVRCTRSVSIPAPAYYAHLVAFRARYHLVDKEHDSAEGSHTSGQSNGRDQQALAKAVQIHQDTLRTMYFA; translated from the exons ATGTATTCCTCTGCTGGAG CCACCGAGATGCAAGAGGGACCCCGTTCCTCTGGGTCAATAAGCTC TGACCCCGATGTTTCAGACCCGCCATCTTCCCCCGTGCCAGAATATGTGTTCAAGCCACCATCACGGCCAGACTTTGGCACCATGGGCAGGACAATCAAGCTCCAGGCCAACTTCTTCGAGATGGAAATCCCCAAACTGGAGGTCTACCATTATGACATTGACATCAAGCCTGAGAAATGCCCCAGGAGGGTCAACCG TGAAATCGTGGAGCACATGGTCCAGCACTTTAAAACGCAAATATTCGGTGATCGAAAGCCAGTGTATGACGGGAGGAAGAATCTCTACACTGCCATGCCTTTGCCCATAGGCAGAGACAAA GTGGAGCTGGAGGTAACGATTCCTGGCGAAGGCAAAGACCGCAGCTTCAAAGTATCCATCAAGTGGGTGTCCTGCGTTAGCCTGCAAGCGCTGCACGAGGCACTATCAGGGCGGCTACCCAGCGTCCCCTTTGAGACCGTCCAAGCCTTGGATGTGGTCATGAGACATTTGCCCTCTATGAG GTATACCCCGGTGGGCCGCTCTTTCTTCACTCCCTCAGAGGGATGTTCGAACCCCCTCGGTGGTGGCAGAGAGGTGTGGTTTGGCTTCCACCAGTCCGTCAGACCTTCCCTTTGGAAAATGATGCTCAACATCGACG tCTCTGCCACTGCGTTCTACAAAGCCCAGCCTGTAATTGAGTTCATGTGCGAGGTCTTGGATTTCAAAAGCATCGAAGAACAACAGAAGCCCTTGACAGACTCTCAGCGAGTGAAATTTACAAAGGAAATCAAAG GCCTGAAGGTGGAGATCACTCACTGTGGGCAGATGAAGAGGAAGTACAGAGTGTGCAACGTGACCAGGAGACCAGCCAGCCACCAAAC GTTCCCCCTGCAGCAGGAGAATGGCCAAACTATTGAATGCACAGTAGCACAGTACTTCAAAGACAAGTACAAGCTCATCCTGAGATACCCCCACCTCCCGTGTCTACAGGTGGGACAGGAGCAGAAGCACACCTACCTACCTCTAGAG GTGTGTAATATAGTGGCAGGACAGCGCTGCATCAAAAAGCTGACAGACAATCAGACCTCCACTATGATTCGTGCCACAGCCCGATCAGCACCAGACCGTCAGGACGAGATTAGTAAATTG ATGAGAAGTGCCAACTTCAACACTGACCCTTACGTTCGTGAATTTGGAGTGATGGTGAGGGATGAGATGACAGAAGTGAATGGCCGTGTCCTACAAGCACCTTCCATTCTGTACGGAGGCAGG AACAAAGCAATAGCCACACCAATCCAGGGAGTATGGGACATGAGGAACAAGCAGTTCCACACCGGCATTGAAATCAAAGTGTGGGCCATCGCCTGCTTTGCACCACAGAGACAGTGCACTGAACTTCTGCTCAA AGCATTCACAGATCAGCTGAGGAAGATCTCTCGGGATGCAGGGATGCCCATCCAGGGTCAGCCTTGCTTCTGTAAGTATGCCCAGGGAGCAGACAGCGTGGAGCCCATGTTCAGGCACCTGAAGTACACCTACCAGGGCCTCCAGCTGGTGGTCGTCATCCTACCGGGAAAGACGCCCGTCTACG CTGAGGTGAAACGTGTTGGGGACACAGTACTTGGCATGGCCAcgcagtgtgtgcaggtgaAGAATGTTCAAAAGACAACACCTCAGACCCTCTCCAACCTCTGTCTCAAGATCAATGTCAAGCTGGGCGGTGTCAATAATATCCTCCTCCCGCAGGGCAG ACCGTTGGTCTTCCAGCAGCCAGTGATCTTCCTTGGTGCAGATGTGACTCATCCGCCTGCAGGAGATGGAAAGAAACCTTCCATTGCTGCT GTCGTTGGTAGTATGGATGCCCACCCCAGCAGATACTGTGCCACAGTGCGGGTGCAGCAGCACCGCCAGGACATCATCCAGGACCTGGCCACCATGGTGAGGGAGCTGCTCATCCAGTTCTACAAGTCCACCCGCTTCAAGCCCACCAGAATCATCTACTACCGTGATGGCATCTCTGAGGGCCAGTTCAACCAG GTCCTTCAGCATGAGCTGCTCGCGATCCGTGAGGCCTGCATAAAACTAGAGAAGGACTACCAGCCTGGTATCACCTTTGTGGTCGTGCAGAAGAGACATCACACAAGACTCTTCTGTATGGACAGAAATGAGAGG gTTGGGAAGAGTGGCAACATTCCTGCAGGGACCACAGTGGACACCAAAATCACTCACCCGTCAGAATTTGACTTCTACCTTTGCAGTCACGCTGGCATTCAG GGTACCAGCCGGCCGTCTCATTACCACGTGCTCTGGGACGACAACCACTTCTCTTCAGATGAACTGCAGGTCCTCACCTACCAGCTATGTCACACCTATGTGCGCTGCACCCGGTCAGTTTCCATCCCAGCACCAGCTTACTACGCCCATTTGGTGGCTTTCCGGGCCCGCTATCACTTGGTGGACAAAGAGCACGACAG TGCCGAGGGCAGTCATACATCAGGCCAGAGTAATGGGCGTGACCAACAGGCCTTGGCCAAGGCCGTTCAGATCCACCAGGACACCTTGCGCACCATGTACTTTGCCTGA
- the ago2 gene encoding protein argonaute-2 isoform X4, translating to MYSSAGATEMQEGPRSSGSISSDPPSSPVPEYVFKPPSRPDFGTMGRTIKLQANFFEMEIPKLEVYHYDIDIKPEKCPRRVNREIVEHMVQHFKTQIFGDRKPVYDGRKNLYTAMPLPIGRDKVELEVTIPGEGKDRSFKVSIKWVSCVSLQALHEALSGRLPSVPFETVQALDVVMRHLPSMRYTPVGRSFFTPSEGCSNPLGGGREVWFGFHQSVRPSLWKMMLNIDVSATAFYKAQPVIEFMCEVLDFKSIEEQQKPLTDSQRVKFTKEIKGLKVEITHCGQMKRKYRVCNVTRRPASHQTFPLQQENGQTIECTVAQYFKDKYKLILRYPHLPCLQVGQEQKHTYLPLEVCNIVAGQRCIKKLTDNQTSTMIRATARSAPDRQDEISKLMRSANFNTDPYVREFGVMVRDEMTEVNGRVLQAPSILYGGRNKAIATPIQGVWDMRNKQFHTGIEIKVWAIACFAPQRQCTELLLKAFTDQLRKISRDAGMPIQGQPCFCKYAQGADSVEPMFRHLKYTYQGLQLVVVILPGKTPVYAEVKRVGDTVLGMATQCVQVKNVQKTTPQTLSNLCLKINVKLGGVNNILLPQGRPLVFQQPVIFLGADVTHPPAGDGKKPSIAAVVGSMDAHPSRYCATVRVQQHRQDIIQDLATMVRELLIQFYKSTRFKPTRIIYYRDGISEGQFNQVLQHELLAIREACIKLEKDYQPGITFVVVQKRHHTRLFCMDRNERVGKSGNIPAGTTVDTKITHPSEFDFYLCSHAGIQGTSRPSHYHVLWDDNHFSSDELQVLTYQLCHTYVRCTRSVSIPAPAYYAHLVAFRARYHLVDKEHDSAEGSHTSGQSNGRDQQALAKAVQIHQDTLRTMYFA from the exons ATGTATTCCTCTGCTGGAG CCACCGAGATGCAAGAGGGACCCCGTTCCTCTGGGTCAATAAGCTCTG ACCCGCCATCTTCCCCCGTGCCAGAATATGTGTTCAAGCCACCATCACGGCCAGACTTTGGCACCATGGGCAGGACAATCAAGCTCCAGGCCAACTTCTTCGAGATGGAAATCCCCAAACTGGAGGTCTACCATTATGACATTGACATCAAGCCTGAGAAATGCCCCAGGAGGGTCAACCG TGAAATCGTGGAGCACATGGTCCAGCACTTTAAAACGCAAATATTCGGTGATCGAAAGCCAGTGTATGACGGGAGGAAGAATCTCTACACTGCCATGCCTTTGCCCATAGGCAGAGACAAA GTGGAGCTGGAGGTAACGATTCCTGGCGAAGGCAAAGACCGCAGCTTCAAAGTATCCATCAAGTGGGTGTCCTGCGTTAGCCTGCAAGCGCTGCACGAGGCACTATCAGGGCGGCTACCCAGCGTCCCCTTTGAGACCGTCCAAGCCTTGGATGTGGTCATGAGACATTTGCCCTCTATGAG GTATACCCCGGTGGGCCGCTCTTTCTTCACTCCCTCAGAGGGATGTTCGAACCCCCTCGGTGGTGGCAGAGAGGTGTGGTTTGGCTTCCACCAGTCCGTCAGACCTTCCCTTTGGAAAATGATGCTCAACATCGACG tCTCTGCCACTGCGTTCTACAAAGCCCAGCCTGTAATTGAGTTCATGTGCGAGGTCTTGGATTTCAAAAGCATCGAAGAACAACAGAAGCCCTTGACAGACTCTCAGCGAGTGAAATTTACAAAGGAAATCAAAG GCCTGAAGGTGGAGATCACTCACTGTGGGCAGATGAAGAGGAAGTACAGAGTGTGCAACGTGACCAGGAGACCAGCCAGCCACCAAAC GTTCCCCCTGCAGCAGGAGAATGGCCAAACTATTGAATGCACAGTAGCACAGTACTTCAAAGACAAGTACAAGCTCATCCTGAGATACCCCCACCTCCCGTGTCTACAGGTGGGACAGGAGCAGAAGCACACCTACCTACCTCTAGAG GTGTGTAATATAGTGGCAGGACAGCGCTGCATCAAAAAGCTGACAGACAATCAGACCTCCACTATGATTCGTGCCACAGCCCGATCAGCACCAGACCGTCAGGACGAGATTAGTAAATTG ATGAGAAGTGCCAACTTCAACACTGACCCTTACGTTCGTGAATTTGGAGTGATGGTGAGGGATGAGATGACAGAAGTGAATGGCCGTGTCCTACAAGCACCTTCCATTCTGTACGGAGGCAGG AACAAAGCAATAGCCACACCAATCCAGGGAGTATGGGACATGAGGAACAAGCAGTTCCACACCGGCATTGAAATCAAAGTGTGGGCCATCGCCTGCTTTGCACCACAGAGACAGTGCACTGAACTTCTGCTCAA AGCATTCACAGATCAGCTGAGGAAGATCTCTCGGGATGCAGGGATGCCCATCCAGGGTCAGCCTTGCTTCTGTAAGTATGCCCAGGGAGCAGACAGCGTGGAGCCCATGTTCAGGCACCTGAAGTACACCTACCAGGGCCTCCAGCTGGTGGTCGTCATCCTACCGGGAAAGACGCCCGTCTACG CTGAGGTGAAACGTGTTGGGGACACAGTACTTGGCATGGCCAcgcagtgtgtgcaggtgaAGAATGTTCAAAAGACAACACCTCAGACCCTCTCCAACCTCTGTCTCAAGATCAATGTCAAGCTGGGCGGTGTCAATAATATCCTCCTCCCGCAGGGCAG ACCGTTGGTCTTCCAGCAGCCAGTGATCTTCCTTGGTGCAGATGTGACTCATCCGCCTGCAGGAGATGGAAAGAAACCTTCCATTGCTGCT GTCGTTGGTAGTATGGATGCCCACCCCAGCAGATACTGTGCCACAGTGCGGGTGCAGCAGCACCGCCAGGACATCATCCAGGACCTGGCCACCATGGTGAGGGAGCTGCTCATCCAGTTCTACAAGTCCACCCGCTTCAAGCCCACCAGAATCATCTACTACCGTGATGGCATCTCTGAGGGCCAGTTCAACCAG GTCCTTCAGCATGAGCTGCTCGCGATCCGTGAGGCCTGCATAAAACTAGAGAAGGACTACCAGCCTGGTATCACCTTTGTGGTCGTGCAGAAGAGACATCACACAAGACTCTTCTGTATGGACAGAAATGAGAGG gTTGGGAAGAGTGGCAACATTCCTGCAGGGACCACAGTGGACACCAAAATCACTCACCCGTCAGAATTTGACTTCTACCTTTGCAGTCACGCTGGCATTCAG GGTACCAGCCGGCCGTCTCATTACCACGTGCTCTGGGACGACAACCACTTCTCTTCAGATGAACTGCAGGTCCTCACCTACCAGCTATGTCACACCTATGTGCGCTGCACCCGGTCAGTTTCCATCCCAGCACCAGCTTACTACGCCCATTTGGTGGCTTTCCGGGCCCGCTATCACTTGGTGGACAAAGAGCACGACAG TGCCGAGGGCAGTCATACATCAGGCCAGAGTAATGGGCGTGACCAACAGGCCTTGGCCAAGGCCGTTCAGATCCACCAGGACACCTTGCGCACCATGTACTTTGCCTGA
- the ago2 gene encoding protein argonaute-2 isoform X3 gives MYSSAGATEMQEGPRSSGSISSDPPSSPVPEYVFKPPSRPDFGTMGRTIKLQANFFEMEIPKLEVYHYDIDIKPEKCPRRVNREIVEHMVQHFKTQIFGDRKPVYDGRKNLYTAMPLPIGRDKVELEVTIPGEGKDRSFKVSIKWVSCVSLQALHEALSGRLPSVPFETVQALDVVMRHLPSMRYTPVGRSFFTPSEGCSNPLGGGREVWFGFHQSVRPSLWKMMLNIDVSATAFYKAQPVIEFMCEVLDFKSIEEQQKPLTDSQRVKFTKEIKGLKVEITHCGQMKRKYRVCNVTRRPASHQTFPLQQENGQTIECTVAQYFKDKYKLILRYPHLPCLQVGQEQKHTYLPLEVCNIVAGQRCIKKLTDNQTSTMIRATARSAPDRQDEISKLMRSANFNTDPYVREFGVMVRDEMTEVNGRVLQAPSILYGGRNKAIATPIQGVWDMRNKQFHTGIEIKVWAIACFAPQRQCTELLLKAFTDQLRKISRDAGMPIQGQPCFCKYAQGADSVEPMFRHLKYTYQGLQLVVVILPGKTPVYAEVKRVGDTVLGMATQCVQVKNVQKTTPQTLSNLCLKINVKLGGVNNILLPQGRPLVFQQPVIFLGADVTHPPAGDGKKPSIAAVVGSMDAHPSRYCATVRVQQHRQDIIQDLATMVRELLIQFYKSTRFKPTRIIYYRDGISEGQFNQVQVLQHELLAIREACIKLEKDYQPGITFVVVQKRHHTRLFCMDRNERVGKSGNIPAGTTVDTKITHPSEFDFYLCSHAGIQGTSRPSHYHVLWDDNHFSSDELQVLTYQLCHTYVRCTRSVSIPAPAYYAHLVAFRARYHLVDKEHDSAEGSHTSGQSNGRDQQALAKAVQIHQDTLRTMYFA, from the exons ATGTATTCCTCTGCTGGAG CCACCGAGATGCAAGAGGGACCCCGTTCCTCTGGGTCAATAAGCTCTG ACCCGCCATCTTCCCCCGTGCCAGAATATGTGTTCAAGCCACCATCACGGCCAGACTTTGGCACCATGGGCAGGACAATCAAGCTCCAGGCCAACTTCTTCGAGATGGAAATCCCCAAACTGGAGGTCTACCATTATGACATTGACATCAAGCCTGAGAAATGCCCCAGGAGGGTCAACCG TGAAATCGTGGAGCACATGGTCCAGCACTTTAAAACGCAAATATTCGGTGATCGAAAGCCAGTGTATGACGGGAGGAAGAATCTCTACACTGCCATGCCTTTGCCCATAGGCAGAGACAAA GTGGAGCTGGAGGTAACGATTCCTGGCGAAGGCAAAGACCGCAGCTTCAAAGTATCCATCAAGTGGGTGTCCTGCGTTAGCCTGCAAGCGCTGCACGAGGCACTATCAGGGCGGCTACCCAGCGTCCCCTTTGAGACCGTCCAAGCCTTGGATGTGGTCATGAGACATTTGCCCTCTATGAG GTATACCCCGGTGGGCCGCTCTTTCTTCACTCCCTCAGAGGGATGTTCGAACCCCCTCGGTGGTGGCAGAGAGGTGTGGTTTGGCTTCCACCAGTCCGTCAGACCTTCCCTTTGGAAAATGATGCTCAACATCGACG tCTCTGCCACTGCGTTCTACAAAGCCCAGCCTGTAATTGAGTTCATGTGCGAGGTCTTGGATTTCAAAAGCATCGAAGAACAACAGAAGCCCTTGACAGACTCTCAGCGAGTGAAATTTACAAAGGAAATCAAAG GCCTGAAGGTGGAGATCACTCACTGTGGGCAGATGAAGAGGAAGTACAGAGTGTGCAACGTGACCAGGAGACCAGCCAGCCACCAAAC GTTCCCCCTGCAGCAGGAGAATGGCCAAACTATTGAATGCACAGTAGCACAGTACTTCAAAGACAAGTACAAGCTCATCCTGAGATACCCCCACCTCCCGTGTCTACAGGTGGGACAGGAGCAGAAGCACACCTACCTACCTCTAGAG GTGTGTAATATAGTGGCAGGACAGCGCTGCATCAAAAAGCTGACAGACAATCAGACCTCCACTATGATTCGTGCCACAGCCCGATCAGCACCAGACCGTCAGGACGAGATTAGTAAATTG ATGAGAAGTGCCAACTTCAACACTGACCCTTACGTTCGTGAATTTGGAGTGATGGTGAGGGATGAGATGACAGAAGTGAATGGCCGTGTCCTACAAGCACCTTCCATTCTGTACGGAGGCAGG AACAAAGCAATAGCCACACCAATCCAGGGAGTATGGGACATGAGGAACAAGCAGTTCCACACCGGCATTGAAATCAAAGTGTGGGCCATCGCCTGCTTTGCACCACAGAGACAGTGCACTGAACTTCTGCTCAA AGCATTCACAGATCAGCTGAGGAAGATCTCTCGGGATGCAGGGATGCCCATCCAGGGTCAGCCTTGCTTCTGTAAGTATGCCCAGGGAGCAGACAGCGTGGAGCCCATGTTCAGGCACCTGAAGTACACCTACCAGGGCCTCCAGCTGGTGGTCGTCATCCTACCGGGAAAGACGCCCGTCTACG CTGAGGTGAAACGTGTTGGGGACACAGTACTTGGCATGGCCAcgcagtgtgtgcaggtgaAGAATGTTCAAAAGACAACACCTCAGACCCTCTCCAACCTCTGTCTCAAGATCAATGTCAAGCTGGGCGGTGTCAATAATATCCTCCTCCCGCAGGGCAG ACCGTTGGTCTTCCAGCAGCCAGTGATCTTCCTTGGTGCAGATGTGACTCATCCGCCTGCAGGAGATGGAAAGAAACCTTCCATTGCTGCT GTCGTTGGTAGTATGGATGCCCACCCCAGCAGATACTGTGCCACAGTGCGGGTGCAGCAGCACCGCCAGGACATCATCCAGGACCTGGCCACCATGGTGAGGGAGCTGCTCATCCAGTTCTACAAGTCCACCCGCTTCAAGCCCACCAGAATCATCTACTACCGTGATGGCATCTCTGAGGGCCAGTTCAACCAG GTACAGGTCCTTCAGCATGAGCTGCTCGCGATCCGTGAGGCCTGCATAAAACTAGAGAAGGACTACCAGCCTGGTATCACCTTTGTGGTCGTGCAGAAGAGACATCACACAAGACTCTTCTGTATGGACAGAAATGAGAGG gTTGGGAAGAGTGGCAACATTCCTGCAGGGACCACAGTGGACACCAAAATCACTCACCCGTCAGAATTTGACTTCTACCTTTGCAGTCACGCTGGCATTCAG GGTACCAGCCGGCCGTCTCATTACCACGTGCTCTGGGACGACAACCACTTCTCTTCAGATGAACTGCAGGTCCTCACCTACCAGCTATGTCACACCTATGTGCGCTGCACCCGGTCAGTTTCCATCCCAGCACCAGCTTACTACGCCCATTTGGTGGCTTTCCGGGCCCGCTATCACTTGGTGGACAAAGAGCACGACAG TGCCGAGGGCAGTCATACATCAGGCCAGAGTAATGGGCGTGACCAACAGGCCTTGGCCAAGGCCGTTCAGATCCACCAGGACACCTTGCGCACCATGTACTTTGCCTGA
- the ago2 gene encoding protein argonaute-2 isoform X1 yields MYSSAGATEMQEGPRSSGSISSDPDVSDPPSSPVPEYVFKPPSRPDFGTMGRTIKLQANFFEMEIPKLEVYHYDIDIKPEKCPRRVNREIVEHMVQHFKTQIFGDRKPVYDGRKNLYTAMPLPIGRDKVELEVTIPGEGKDRSFKVSIKWVSCVSLQALHEALSGRLPSVPFETVQALDVVMRHLPSMRYTPVGRSFFTPSEGCSNPLGGGREVWFGFHQSVRPSLWKMMLNIDVSATAFYKAQPVIEFMCEVLDFKSIEEQQKPLTDSQRVKFTKEIKGLKVEITHCGQMKRKYRVCNVTRRPASHQTFPLQQENGQTIECTVAQYFKDKYKLILRYPHLPCLQVGQEQKHTYLPLEVCNIVAGQRCIKKLTDNQTSTMIRATARSAPDRQDEISKLMRSANFNTDPYVREFGVMVRDEMTEVNGRVLQAPSILYGGRNKAIATPIQGVWDMRNKQFHTGIEIKVWAIACFAPQRQCTELLLKAFTDQLRKISRDAGMPIQGQPCFCKYAQGADSVEPMFRHLKYTYQGLQLVVVILPGKTPVYAEVKRVGDTVLGMATQCVQVKNVQKTTPQTLSNLCLKINVKLGGVNNILLPQGRPLVFQQPVIFLGADVTHPPAGDGKKPSIAAVVGSMDAHPSRYCATVRVQQHRQDIIQDLATMVRELLIQFYKSTRFKPTRIIYYRDGISEGQFNQVQVLQHELLAIREACIKLEKDYQPGITFVVVQKRHHTRLFCMDRNERVGKSGNIPAGTTVDTKITHPSEFDFYLCSHAGIQGTSRPSHYHVLWDDNHFSSDELQVLTYQLCHTYVRCTRSVSIPAPAYYAHLVAFRARYHLVDKEHDSAEGSHTSGQSNGRDQQALAKAVQIHQDTLRTMYFA; encoded by the exons ATGTATTCCTCTGCTGGAG CCACCGAGATGCAAGAGGGACCCCGTTCCTCTGGGTCAATAAGCTC TGACCCCGATGTTTCAGACCCGCCATCTTCCCCCGTGCCAGAATATGTGTTCAAGCCACCATCACGGCCAGACTTTGGCACCATGGGCAGGACAATCAAGCTCCAGGCCAACTTCTTCGAGATGGAAATCCCCAAACTGGAGGTCTACCATTATGACATTGACATCAAGCCTGAGAAATGCCCCAGGAGGGTCAACCG TGAAATCGTGGAGCACATGGTCCAGCACTTTAAAACGCAAATATTCGGTGATCGAAAGCCAGTGTATGACGGGAGGAAGAATCTCTACACTGCCATGCCTTTGCCCATAGGCAGAGACAAA GTGGAGCTGGAGGTAACGATTCCTGGCGAAGGCAAAGACCGCAGCTTCAAAGTATCCATCAAGTGGGTGTCCTGCGTTAGCCTGCAAGCGCTGCACGAGGCACTATCAGGGCGGCTACCCAGCGTCCCCTTTGAGACCGTCCAAGCCTTGGATGTGGTCATGAGACATTTGCCCTCTATGAG GTATACCCCGGTGGGCCGCTCTTTCTTCACTCCCTCAGAGGGATGTTCGAACCCCCTCGGTGGTGGCAGAGAGGTGTGGTTTGGCTTCCACCAGTCCGTCAGACCTTCCCTTTGGAAAATGATGCTCAACATCGACG tCTCTGCCACTGCGTTCTACAAAGCCCAGCCTGTAATTGAGTTCATGTGCGAGGTCTTGGATTTCAAAAGCATCGAAGAACAACAGAAGCCCTTGACAGACTCTCAGCGAGTGAAATTTACAAAGGAAATCAAAG GCCTGAAGGTGGAGATCACTCACTGTGGGCAGATGAAGAGGAAGTACAGAGTGTGCAACGTGACCAGGAGACCAGCCAGCCACCAAAC GTTCCCCCTGCAGCAGGAGAATGGCCAAACTATTGAATGCACAGTAGCACAGTACTTCAAAGACAAGTACAAGCTCATCCTGAGATACCCCCACCTCCCGTGTCTACAGGTGGGACAGGAGCAGAAGCACACCTACCTACCTCTAGAG GTGTGTAATATAGTGGCAGGACAGCGCTGCATCAAAAAGCTGACAGACAATCAGACCTCCACTATGATTCGTGCCACAGCCCGATCAGCACCAGACCGTCAGGACGAGATTAGTAAATTG ATGAGAAGTGCCAACTTCAACACTGACCCTTACGTTCGTGAATTTGGAGTGATGGTGAGGGATGAGATGACAGAAGTGAATGGCCGTGTCCTACAAGCACCTTCCATTCTGTACGGAGGCAGG AACAAAGCAATAGCCACACCAATCCAGGGAGTATGGGACATGAGGAACAAGCAGTTCCACACCGGCATTGAAATCAAAGTGTGGGCCATCGCCTGCTTTGCACCACAGAGACAGTGCACTGAACTTCTGCTCAA AGCATTCACAGATCAGCTGAGGAAGATCTCTCGGGATGCAGGGATGCCCATCCAGGGTCAGCCTTGCTTCTGTAAGTATGCCCAGGGAGCAGACAGCGTGGAGCCCATGTTCAGGCACCTGAAGTACACCTACCAGGGCCTCCAGCTGGTGGTCGTCATCCTACCGGGAAAGACGCCCGTCTACG CTGAGGTGAAACGTGTTGGGGACACAGTACTTGGCATGGCCAcgcagtgtgtgcaggtgaAGAATGTTCAAAAGACAACACCTCAGACCCTCTCCAACCTCTGTCTCAAGATCAATGTCAAGCTGGGCGGTGTCAATAATATCCTCCTCCCGCAGGGCAG ACCGTTGGTCTTCCAGCAGCCAGTGATCTTCCTTGGTGCAGATGTGACTCATCCGCCTGCAGGAGATGGAAAGAAACCTTCCATTGCTGCT GTCGTTGGTAGTATGGATGCCCACCCCAGCAGATACTGTGCCACAGTGCGGGTGCAGCAGCACCGCCAGGACATCATCCAGGACCTGGCCACCATGGTGAGGGAGCTGCTCATCCAGTTCTACAAGTCCACCCGCTTCAAGCCCACCAGAATCATCTACTACCGTGATGGCATCTCTGAGGGCCAGTTCAACCAG GTACAGGTCCTTCAGCATGAGCTGCTCGCGATCCGTGAGGCCTGCATAAAACTAGAGAAGGACTACCAGCCTGGTATCACCTTTGTGGTCGTGCAGAAGAGACATCACACAAGACTCTTCTGTATGGACAGAAATGAGAGG gTTGGGAAGAGTGGCAACATTCCTGCAGGGACCACAGTGGACACCAAAATCACTCACCCGTCAGAATTTGACTTCTACCTTTGCAGTCACGCTGGCATTCAG GGTACCAGCCGGCCGTCTCATTACCACGTGCTCTGGGACGACAACCACTTCTCTTCAGATGAACTGCAGGTCCTCACCTACCAGCTATGTCACACCTATGTGCGCTGCACCCGGTCAGTTTCCATCCCAGCACCAGCTTACTACGCCCATTTGGTGGCTTTCCGGGCCCGCTATCACTTGGTGGACAAAGAGCACGACAG TGCCGAGGGCAGTCATACATCAGGCCAGAGTAATGGGCGTGACCAACAGGCCTTGGCCAAGGCCGTTCAGATCCACCAGGACACCTTGCGCACCATGTACTTTGCCTGA